The Acidobacteriota bacterium genome segment GCGCGAGAGAAGTTTCAACCGGCGTCAGACGCACGTCCGCAAGCTCGGCCCAGCGCCTCTCGTCGTAAGGCTTGATCGTCGGCTCATCTTCTGTGAGTGCCAATTTCGTACGGATCAACGCATTCATATGACTGTCTGGCACATGGTGAGCCACTTGCCGCACTGTCCATCCACCCGGCCGATACGGAGTCTCGAGTTGCTGAGGTGAGAGTCCGCGGAGCGCATCCCGCATTCTGGCCGGAACTTCTTCAATAATATCGATCGCCGCAGCGCGTTGCTGCTTCGTCATCGGCGCAGTGTAGGTTAATTTTCCGATGGGATAACTGAGGTCGGGAAGAGTAACCGTAGTGCTCATCGAATC includes the following:
- a CDS encoding putative metal-dependent hydrolase; this encodes MSTTVTLPDLSYPIGKLTYTAPMTKQQRAAAIDIIEEVPARMRDALRGLSPQQLETPYRPGGWTVRQVAHHVPDSHMNALIRTKLALTEDEPTIKPYDERRWAELADVRLTPVETSLALLEAVHERWNHVLRAMSDSDFARTFRHPEHGVQTVDWLVALYAWHGLHHVAHITSLRKRNGW